Proteins co-encoded in one Nicotiana sylvestris chromosome 7, ASM39365v2, whole genome shotgun sequence genomic window:
- the LOC104227440 gene encoding uncharacterized protein: MDKSWIGKPRNTSEYWLGLDKFLDFAFKNAAVEDTIRCPCPKCGFGKWHTREIVQDHLICKPFPQNYVIWNLHGEKQVVAPSGDRDVMQEMFHPENPIETMLNDAFGYDRHQTADGGISQPFDSNEISNEAHREDTGNFHDFLKDGSETLHEGSKYTKLEFLIKLYHIKVYCGLSDKAMTMILDLLRDAFEDAKLPPSFYEAKKTISKLGLDYIKIPACPNNCMLYWEGDSELEACKHCGTSKWNPNKKKKQAAKVLRYFPLKPRLQRLFMCGKTAEHMRWHASSNNADGLMRHPRDGEAWKTFDQTHSGFASDPRNVRLGLASDGFNPFGTMSTTYSIWPVFLIPYNLPPWMCMKHTSFILSMIIPGKHMPGNNIDVYLQPLVKELCELWNDGVETFDSSLNENFRMHAALMWTISDFPGLGILSGWNTHTSFACPTCNFDTEPYRLRHSKKWCFMGHRRFLRRNHRFRLNRVRFNGSTEERNPPLKLSGSAILRQIEEGRGAGLNCTGKRSRRATKQWNKRSIFFELPYWKSNLLRHNLDFMHIEKIYVIISYIRCSMINQNQKIILMPERI, translated from the coding sequence atGGATAAATCATGGATTGGAAAGCCACGGAACACAAGCGAATACTGGCTTGGTTTGGATAAATTTCTTGATTTTGCGTTTAAGAATGCGGCTGTGGAAGATACAATTAGATGCCCATGTCCTAAATGTGGCTTTGGCAAGTGGCACACTAGAGAGATAGTGCAAGATCATTTGATTTGCAAGCCATTCCCTCAAAATTATGTTATTTGGAATCTTCACGGTGAGAAACAGGTAGTAGCGCCTTCTGGAGATAGAGACGTTATGCAAGAGATGTTTCACCCAGAAAATCCAATAGAAACAATGCTTAATGATGCATTTGGGTACGATAGGCACCAAACGGCTGATGGAGGGATATCTCAACCATTTGACTCAAATGAAATATCAAATGAGGCGCATAGGGAGGATACTGGCAACTTTCATGATTTTCTCAAAGATGGAAGTGAGACACTGCATGAAGGGAGCAAGTATACAAAGCTAGAGTTTTTAATAAAATTGTATCATATAAAGGTCTATTGTGGATTAAGTGACAAGGCTATGACTATGATACTAGATTTGTTGAGAGATGCATTTGAAGATGCAAAGTTACCGCCTTCCTTTTATGAGGCCAAAAAAACCATTAGCAAACTTGGCCTTGACTATATCAAGATACCTGCATGTCCAAATAATTGTATGCTATACTGGGAAGGTGATTCAGAATTAGAAGCATGTAAGCATTGTGGTACATCTAAATGGAATCCTAACAAGAAAAAAAAGCAAGCTGCAAAGGTTTTGCGTTATTTTCCACTGAAACCAAGGTTGCAACGATTATTTATGTGTGGTAAGACTGCAGAACATATGAGATGGCATGCTTCAAGTAATAATGCTGATGGGTTGATGAGGCATCCAAGGGATGGTGAAGCATGGAAGACATTTGATCAGACTCATTCTGGATTTGCTTCGGATCCTCGAAACGTTCGCTTGGGCCTTGCTAGTGATGGTTTCAATCCTTTTGGAACAATGAGTACTACCTATAGTATTTGGCCAGTCTTCTTGATTCCATATAATCTTCCTCCCTGGATGTGTATGAAGCACACCTCTTTCATCTTATCAATGATTATTCCAGGCAAGCACATGCCTGGAAATAATATAGACGTGTACTTACAACCCCTCGTTAAGGAATTATGTGAGTTATGGAATGATGGAGTTGAAACGTTTGACTCATCATTGAATGAAAATTTTAGAATGCATGCAGCTCTTATGTGGACAATCAGTGACTTTCCGGGATTAGGTATCCTATCTGGCTGGAACACTCATACTAGTTTTGCCTGCCCAACTTGTAACTTTGACACAGAACCTTATCGTCTTCGTCATAGTAAAAAGTGGTGCTTTATGGGTCATCGACGTTTTCTGAGAAGAAATCACAGGTTTAGGTTGAATCGAGTACGCTTTAATGGAAGTACAGAGGAGCGGAATCCACCATTAAAATTATCAGGGTCTGCCATTTTGAGACAAATCGAAGAAGGTAGAGGAGCAGGGTTGAATTGTACAGGGAAAAGATCTAGACGAGCAACTAAGCAATGGAACAAGAGAAGTATATTCTTTGAACTTCCTTATTGGAAATCTAACTTGTTGCGTCATAATCTAGACTTTATGCATATCGAAAAAATATATGTGATAATATCATATATACGTTGCTCCATGATAAATCAAAATCAAAAGATAATATTAATGCCCGAAAGGATCTAA